In the Ensifer adhaerens genome, one interval contains:
- a CDS encoding excalibur calcium-binding domain-containing protein produces MRLRSIVFSGIAAALLSACSSTTATQVPQSAQLADRSGTPSELLWLQLGASTELPDKFAIEAELARRGETSSGEEYLGRQTATYVGIPAYARSASKAGDRDCASFASSAEAQKFFLSTGGPHADSHGLDRDGDGMACDFGKMLVANAEKRRAASAASLISSPRQTSSSRCFVGPRGGTYTITASGRKNYGGC; encoded by the coding sequence ATGAGACTTCGATCAATCGTATTTTCTGGAATCGCGGCGGCATTGCTGTCGGCTTGCTCGAGCACAACCGCGACACAGGTTCCGCAAAGCGCCCAGCTAGCCGACCGCTCGGGCACGCCCAGTGAACTCTTGTGGTTACAGCTTGGTGCGAGCACAGAGCTGCCCGACAAATTTGCCATAGAAGCCGAACTTGCCAGGCGCGGTGAAACGTCGTCGGGAGAGGAATATCTGGGACGCCAGACAGCGACCTACGTCGGCATTCCAGCCTATGCGAGGTCAGCCTCGAAGGCAGGCGATAGGGACTGCGCGAGTTTCGCATCCTCGGCAGAAGCGCAAAAGTTCTTCCTGAGCACTGGCGGTCCCCATGCCGATTCCCATGGTCTCGATCGAGACGGGGATGGAATGGCATGTGATTTCGGGAAGATGTTGGTTGCCAACGCCGAAAAGAGAAGGGCCGCCTCGGCAGCTTCCTTGATCTCATCGCCAAGGCAAACTTCGAGCAGTCGCTGCTTTGTCGGTCCCCGCGGTGGGACCTATACGATCACTGCAAGCGGAAGGAAGAACTACGGGGGCTGTTGA
- a CDS encoding GNAT family N-acetyltransferase, translating to MAYQILPADEALLAEIEAWLDAEETNYQRASKDWEDADCEGDHPIRGFRCNWDSAKRGWREGRSKIHVLCVNGKAIGFLDGTDILEINPDHRGNGYGRILAGFMIQSAWEEGRSVIEIEIAPPSAEPFWQHMGFSVAGERQGYGGGNFAYKILPRTFRLGDGERVEYSIAYFSEKERYSKNPKPFAEFVGGGERLYDGRIQLPERAYCFNPLDDQHVDYFVKIEVNGELIHFDKAKYEESEHCGVQRDAGYDFFIERINPGQGNVAN from the coding sequence ATGGCCTATCAGATTCTTCCTGCTGACGAGGCCCTGCTCGCAGAGATCGAAGCCTGGCTGGACGCCGAAGAGACCAACTATCAGCGCGCTTCAAAGGACTGGGAGGACGCAGATTGCGAGGGAGATCATCCGATCCGTGGCTTCCGATGCAATTGGGATTCAGCCAAGAGGGGATGGCGCGAAGGGCGATCCAAGATCCATGTCCTGTGCGTGAATGGAAAAGCCATTGGGTTCCTTGATGGCACGGACATCCTTGAAATCAATCCCGACCATCGAGGCAATGGCTACGGCCGGATTCTCGCAGGCTTCATGATTCAGTCGGCTTGGGAGGAAGGCCGGTCAGTAATCGAGATTGAGATCGCGCCTCCCAGCGCCGAACCCTTCTGGCAGCATATGGGCTTTTCGGTTGCCGGAGAGCGACAGGGGTACGGCGGAGGAAACTTCGCCTACAAAATCCTTCCGAGAACCTTCAGACTAGGAGACGGCGAACGAGTGGAATACTCAATTGCCTATTTTAGCGAGAAGGAACGGTATAGCAAAAATCCCAAACCCTTTGCCGAGTTCGTCGGGGGAGGCGAGCGCCTCTACGACGGTCGGATCCAGCTTCCGGAACGTGCATATTGCTTCAACCCGCTAGATGACCAGCACGTCGACTACTTCGTGAAGATTGAAGTCAATGGCGAGCTCATTCACTTTGATAAGGCGAAGTATGAAGAAAGCGAGCACTGTGGCGTTCAGCGCGATGCTGGCTATGATTTCTTCATCGAGCGCATCAATCCTGGGCAAGGAAACGTTGCGAACTGA
- a CDS encoding DUF6731 family protein: MDRRVTAKFWRMVPAAVEGVDFEVSLEAAFAENGASLYREVGDTIYQLNPQSGGAGRPFLGDVIRLQADALPSRLKKGGKAQRLSLGEGEYLGHHTAFIYDPATKLLGFEVKPAAAGLVKLAYLVSQIAKHPQCQALPVLYQAEMNRLAGTKNGVLSFKVADPASLDAFDPELRSLRDNIKYIRDMVDGAYIHVSIGAGPRKDGLAGEGLMKTIGWLLGERDAKRGKVRSVKVKQPHEAEPILDFLNAQFKDTLVLELSGDPEKDWVLRENFLKSALARAVKHVNIEGK; the protein is encoded by the coding sequence TTGGATCGACGTGTCACGGCAAAGTTTTGGAGAATGGTTCCAGCCGCGGTCGAGGGAGTGGATTTTGAGGTTTCGCTGGAAGCCGCGTTCGCTGAAAATGGCGCAAGTTTGTACCGAGAAGTCGGTGACACGATTTATCAGTTAAACCCGCAATCAGGGGGCGCAGGCCGGCCGTTTTTGGGCGATGTAATCCGATTGCAAGCCGATGCGCTACCAAGTCGGTTGAAGAAGGGTGGGAAAGCCCAGCGACTGTCGTTGGGGGAGGGCGAGTACCTCGGCCATCATACCGCTTTCATCTATGACCCAGCTACAAAGTTACTCGGTTTCGAAGTCAAGCCAGCCGCTGCCGGCCTGGTAAAACTTGCGTACCTCGTATCGCAGATAGCGAAACATCCCCAGTGCCAAGCCCTTCCGGTTCTTTACCAGGCAGAAATGAACAGGTTGGCGGGCACTAAGAACGGCGTGCTTTCGTTCAAGGTTGCTGATCCCGCTTCACTGGATGCATTCGACCCTGAACTGAGGAGCCTACGTGACAACATCAAGTACATACGAGACATGGTCGATGGGGCATACATCCACGTTTCGATTGGAGCAGGGCCGCGAAAGGACGGTCTGGCCGGCGAGGGACTCATGAAGACCATCGGCTGGCTGCTCGGCGAGCGGGATGCAAAAAGGGGAAAAGTTAGATCGGTGAAAGTAAAGCAGCCGCACGAAGCTGAGCCAATATTGGACTTTCTCAACGCACAATTCAAAGATACACTAGTTCTAGAGTTGTCCGGAGATCCCGAGAAAGACTGGGTTCTAAGGGAAAACTTCTTGAAATCGGCTTTGGCGAGGGCTGTAAAACATGTCAACATCGAAGGCAAATAG
- a CDS encoding SAVED domain-containing protein translates to MTQAVTVRRDGDTFQSRLFWWHAARLLDPQSPVSRVAFETGPKSFDDIWVEYDPDRGALDRNGNPLRREHIQCKWHVAPDSYGYAHLVEPEFINANARSLLQRARQAQLDYAPNGSGVRFKLLTNWRIDQKDPLRAMIGNRSGAIRLDRLFGSATDSSKAGAVRKAWREHLDVDEAELRVLTGTLAFGEATDTLDALRDHLDILFGFVGLRRIPAHQSAFIYDDLVFQWMGQGRLEFDRTNFRALCGQEGILGPAQGSPRVYGVKSFEHPFDQLEERCDEVLDLVPAFDERYIRADEDWEASLYPRLRTFLREAAKDQPRLRLALDAHATLAFAAGSVIDIKSGRHVELEQRTTGRRLWAGDDVASDPTWPRLSQEVIELHEDRLGLAVALGLTHDLLEDVRRYCEENLPDVGRVLRLQPSIGPGAQTVACGRHAFELADAATSAIRCAKRAGAGCTHLFIAAPNAFTFYFGQRQRVIGPVHLYEFDFDGERGRSYTLALTLPVKPQG, encoded by the coding sequence GTGACGCAGGCGGTAACTGTCAGACGTGATGGCGACACGTTTCAATCCCGGCTCTTCTGGTGGCATGCCGCCCGTTTGCTCGATCCGCAGAGCCCTGTCTCTCGCGTGGCGTTCGAGACAGGGCCGAAAAGCTTCGACGACATTTGGGTAGAGTATGACCCAGATCGGGGCGCGCTCGACCGCAACGGCAATCCGCTGCGGCGCGAACACATCCAATGCAAATGGCATGTGGCTCCGGACAGCTACGGCTACGCTCATCTTGTCGAACCCGAGTTCATTAACGCCAATGCTCGATCCCTTCTGCAGCGGGCCCGTCAAGCCCAGCTCGACTACGCCCCGAACGGATCCGGCGTTCGTTTCAAATTGCTTACTAACTGGCGTATCGATCAAAAGGACCCATTGCGGGCGATGATCGGAAATCGGTCTGGCGCCATAAGACTTGATCGCCTTTTTGGCTCGGCGACAGACAGCAGCAAGGCGGGCGCTGTCCGCAAGGCCTGGCGGGAACATCTGGACGTCGACGAGGCCGAGCTTCGAGTGTTAACGGGAACGCTGGCATTTGGCGAGGCCACCGACACGCTGGATGCATTGCGCGACCACCTCGACATCCTTTTCGGATTTGTCGGGTTACGCCGCATTCCGGCGCACCAGAGTGCCTTCATCTACGACGATCTGGTCTTTCAATGGATGGGCCAAGGGCGGCTGGAGTTTGATCGCACCAACTTCCGGGCCTTATGCGGGCAAGAGGGCATCCTGGGGCCCGCCCAAGGAAGCCCCCGCGTCTACGGCGTCAAGTCCTTCGAGCACCCATTCGATCAGCTTGAAGAACGCTGCGACGAAGTGCTCGACCTCGTCCCCGCGTTCGACGAGCGCTACATCCGCGCGGACGAAGACTGGGAGGCTTCGCTCTATCCTCGCCTTCGCACGTTCCTGCGAGAGGCGGCCAAAGATCAGCCGAGACTGCGGCTTGCGCTCGACGCTCACGCCACGCTGGCTTTTGCCGCAGGATCGGTGATCGACATTAAATCAGGTCGGCACGTCGAGTTGGAACAGCGCACCACCGGCCGACGTCTTTGGGCGGGAGACGACGTCGCATCGGATCCAACGTGGCCGCGGTTGTCACAGGAAGTCATCGAACTGCATGAAGATAGGCTCGGACTGGCGGTTGCCCTTGGTCTGACTCATGATCTGTTGGAGGACGTGCGTCGGTATTGTGAGGAGAACCTTCCGGATGTCGGGCGGGTGCTCCGACTGCAACCAAGCATCGGACCCGGCGCACAAACGGTCGCGTGTGGTCGCCATGCGTTCGAACTTGCGGACGCCGCGACCAGTGCTATCCGCTGCGCGAAACGCGCTGGTGCAGGATGCACGCATTTGTTTATCGCCGCGCCGAACGCTTTCACTTTCTATTTCGGCCAACGACAGAGGGTCATCGGTCCAGTGCATCTCTACGAATTCGATTTCGATGGCGAGCGTGGTCGGTCTTATACGCTGGCATTGACGCTCCCGGTCAAACCGCAAGGCTAA
- a CDS encoding ATP-binding protein has translation MNTKPTLDELFERRIVYPDFEPQARLARLVGLDDQKSRLAKILGLLVNPEGLSDWALRHHPGAKALLDTVLRRPPLVVLAGDVGSGKTELAETVGDAVARQEKIDITLLPLSLSTRGQGRVGEMTQLLSAAFDYTVAEATRLKSSSGRTRGAVILLVDEADAITQSRESAQMHHEDRAGVNAFIRGIDRISNSKLPAAVLMCTNRLSALDPAVRRRAADVLRFDRPGKDQRRFVLSSRLEPVGISQHQIEALVAATGPQPGSRDYGFTFSDIIQRLLPAIVLDAYPSRSVDGARAVEIAREMAPTPPFQDGNDRARVPT, from the coding sequence ATGAACACGAAACCTACCCTCGACGAACTCTTCGAGCGCCGCATCGTCTATCCCGACTTCGAGCCGCAGGCGAGACTCGCTCGCCTCGTAGGTCTGGACGACCAGAAGAGCCGCCTGGCGAAAATTCTCGGCCTGCTCGTCAACCCCGAAGGTCTCTCCGATTGGGCGTTGAGGCACCACCCTGGCGCTAAGGCCCTGCTTGATACCGTCCTTCGCCGTCCGCCTTTGGTCGTTCTCGCCGGTGACGTTGGCTCTGGCAAGACCGAACTTGCCGAAACGGTCGGCGACGCGGTCGCGAGACAAGAGAAGATCGACATCACGCTGTTGCCACTAAGCCTTTCCACCCGCGGCCAGGGCCGTGTGGGAGAAATGACCCAACTCCTCTCTGCAGCATTCGACTATACCGTTGCGGAGGCAACCCGATTGAAGTCCTCGTCCGGGAGAACCCGCGGAGCGGTGATCCTCCTGGTCGACGAGGCCGACGCAATCACCCAGTCACGGGAGTCTGCGCAGATGCACCACGAAGATCGGGCGGGCGTCAACGCATTCATCCGTGGCATCGATCGTATTTCCAACTCGAAGCTTCCGGCCGCGGTCCTCATGTGCACTAACCGGCTTAGCGCGCTCGACCCGGCAGTGAGACGGCGTGCGGCTGATGTGCTCCGCTTCGACCGCCCTGGGAAGGACCAGCGTCGGTTTGTGCTATCCAGCAGGCTCGAGCCGGTTGGGATCAGCCAGCATCAAATCGAAGCTTTGGTTGCGGCGACAGGGCCGCAGCCGGGATCGCGTGACTACGGCTTCACTTTTTCTGACATCATTCAACGACTTTTGCCGGCCATTGTTCTGGACGCGTATCCGTCGCGTTCGGTCGATGGTGCGCGGGCGGTGGAGATCGCCCGCGAGATGGCCCCCACTCCACCTTTCCAGGACGGTAACGATCGCGCGAGGGTTCCGACGTGA
- a CDS encoding CBASS oligonucleotide cyclase produces MTRQHVGHREIVAFAEDKVNLPKHIADEYRAQARRLREKLEGYLQEHPDFTLKKMMLSGSLAKGTALRSLNDIDIACYISGADAPNEVRALLEYLAERLRKAFPNFAADQVQPQTYSVTVSFRGTGLDVDIVPILYDGDPQWYGNLVSQEDGSFLKTSIPLHLNFAAKRKRAQEKHFAQVVRLAKFWARRMKQERNGFRFKSFMVEMVLAKLCDDGLDFSDYPEALQHFFTYIARTDFRQLIVFDDYYPASTVGTSLDTVKIFDPVNAVNNVARLYTAANADAIVDAALDAGDAIDAALAAPNKQLTVAYWQKVFGSSFQV; encoded by the coding sequence ATGACACGCCAACATGTCGGACACCGGGAAATTGTCGCGTTTGCTGAAGACAAGGTGAACCTCCCCAAGCACATAGCGGACGAGTACAGGGCGCAGGCCCGACGGCTCCGCGAAAAGCTGGAAGGTTATCTGCAGGAGCATCCCGATTTCACCCTGAAGAAAATGATGCTGTCGGGTAGCCTTGCAAAGGGGACCGCGCTTCGTTCTCTCAATGATATTGACATCGCCTGCTACATCAGTGGTGCGGACGCACCGAACGAGGTTAGGGCACTGCTCGAGTACCTCGCTGAGCGACTTCGCAAAGCGTTTCCAAACTTTGCTGCAGATCAAGTGCAACCCCAGACCTACTCAGTCACCGTTTCTTTCCGCGGAACTGGACTCGATGTGGACATCGTTCCCATCCTCTATGACGGTGATCCGCAATGGTACGGGAATCTCGTCAGCCAGGAAGACGGCTCTTTCCTCAAGACCAGCATTCCGCTCCACCTGAACTTTGCCGCCAAGCGCAAACGCGCCCAGGAAAAGCATTTCGCCCAAGTGGTTCGGCTCGCAAAGTTCTGGGCACGCCGCATGAAGCAGGAGCGCAACGGCTTCCGCTTCAAGTCCTTCATGGTGGAGATGGTGCTTGCCAAGCTCTGCGACGACGGCCTTGACTTCTCGGACTATCCCGAGGCTCTCCAACACTTCTTCACCTACATCGCTCGGACCGATTTCCGGCAGTTGATTGTGTTCGATGACTACTATCCTGCCTCGACGGTCGGAACGTCGTTGGACACGGTGAAGATCTTTGACCCGGTCAATGCGGTCAATAACGTCGCCCGCCTGTACACCGCGGCAAACGCGGATGCCATCGTCGACGCCGCGCTCGACGCAGGCGACGCTATCGACGCCGCGCTCGCCGCTCCTAACAAGCAACTGACCGTCGCCTATTGGCAGAAGGTCTTCGGCTCCTCTTTCCAGGTCTGA
- a CDS encoding ArsR/SmtB family transcription factor: MSVEQWSLLRQVAEIAKHASEIPSGFYSALATRLEEMLAEGSRERLLALNEQLSSLFKGYLKEADPRIVEAIRGTGGMDSDAAIAYALGQLSFAQMIAGQAGNRRVDERFAEVVKENADLVNALADGDKTGVELAAATGLRVETVSRKLKLLREIGALDFHREGTSLINFLTPAAKAIAATMQGVVPSHDRRSGAVVRRTLASRQGKLASHMQQPMTFAPQATEHNDDRRTGFRR; this comes from the coding sequence ATGTCGGTGGAGCAATGGAGCTTATTGCGGCAGGTTGCCGAGATAGCCAAGCATGCCTCGGAGATTCCGTCGGGATTTTACTCGGCATTGGCTACGCGGCTGGAGGAGATGCTAGCCGAAGGATCCCGAGAGCGCCTGCTGGCTCTCAACGAGCAGTTATCTTCGTTGTTCAAGGGCTATCTGAAAGAGGCTGATCCAAGAATCGTCGAGGCAATACGCGGGACGGGCGGGATGGACTCCGATGCGGCCATCGCTTATGCGCTTGGTCAGTTGAGCTTCGCGCAAATGATTGCTGGTCAGGCCGGAAACCGTCGAGTGGACGAGAGGTTTGCAGAGGTCGTCAAGGAAAATGCCGATCTGGTGAATGCCTTGGCCGACGGCGACAAGACTGGCGTGGAACTCGCCGCCGCGACGGGGCTCCGGGTTGAGACAGTTAGCCGAAAACTGAAGTTATTGAGGGAGATCGGGGCGCTTGATTTTCATCGGGAAGGCACGAGCTTGATCAATTTTCTGACGCCGGCGGCCAAGGCGATCGCCGCGACCATGCAAGGCGTTGTCCCGTCGCATGACCGCCGGAGCGGTGCCGTTGTGCGGCGTACCCTTGCATCAAGGCAAGGCAAACTGGCATCACATATGCAGCAGCCCATGACATTTGCGCCACAAGCAACTGAACACAACGACGACCGCCGAACGGGTTTTCGGCGGTGA
- a CDS encoding KGGVGR-motif variant AAA ATPase, producing MAEGRIITFYSFKGGVGRTMALANTAFLAALNGHRVLVMDWDLEAPGLAYYFRGLMEGADLKSLKESPGILNLMWDWSRSVADSKTAQHLDNVISDYESGAEFSQLVRTILDPADGVLDYIGAGSPIIETPEAKSYEDALAHFSWPSFFNECAGGILLQALRDWAKSSYDYVFIDSRTGMADVAGICTMQIPDTVALCFILNRQNIDGVAKVAAAIRTRREERIELRAVPMRAVGVGASLESDATARALLQLSKIGGFSPDAVQEDFRSLSVNAAQDLPYYETLAPFVAQDPALDYLTLNYLRLASQLLNVPLEIPSFDPDWLAAVHRRLRPTHATVEYVNKLKGAEPSRAVSELLRLIDSACEDELDGAELEDEYVSALVDAALGLTDYSDSPFAAVELLNRTVDLLRSLMTAQPMKWKHALTWAIERYLAELNFYMEPSEELALLEELDGLLATATTVNARLRRISNRRRVARIYLNENEVDAASQTVGDLSKLIKDFREFSVAARISPEQQEEIVVGDVDISLLRGEIYQAHVQPEKSVREFLGGLQKIEAAPMNFRTELLRLQYDLHSRLARTSSDVVGIENAAEHALQAVRAVSWSGGTNALVVHFVDLANAVLAPRDAGLVLKFLEAVFGDERRGQAQFANYYGRHQRTATPFLKILTKCAKQLVRLDDARVQSLLRHMAAIANLVYANLERKKHTIGEKALNEVREHLLDLGEIVQEVGVPFDFIFSLKPRRPRSQ from the coding sequence ATGGCAGAAGGACGCATAATCACTTTCTACTCGTTCAAGGGCGGTGTTGGGCGCACCATGGCGCTCGCGAATACGGCCTTCCTGGCCGCCCTTAACGGCCATAGAGTTTTGGTCATGGACTGGGACCTCGAAGCGCCCGGACTCGCCTACTATTTCCGTGGCCTAATGGAAGGCGCGGATCTTAAGAGCTTGAAAGAGTCGCCCGGCATTCTGAACCTGATGTGGGACTGGTCGCGCTCAGTAGCCGACTCCAAAACCGCGCAGCACTTGGATAACGTAATCTCCGATTACGAGAGTGGAGCGGAATTCAGCCAACTCGTGCGGACGATTTTGGATCCGGCGGATGGAGTATTGGACTACATTGGTGCGGGCAGTCCAATCATTGAGACCCCGGAGGCGAAGTCTTACGAGGATGCCTTGGCTCACTTTTCCTGGCCGAGCTTTTTCAACGAATGCGCCGGGGGCATTCTGCTCCAGGCGCTGCGCGATTGGGCAAAGAGCAGTTACGACTATGTCTTCATCGACAGCAGAACCGGCATGGCTGATGTGGCTGGGATTTGCACAATGCAGATCCCAGATACCGTCGCCCTTTGCTTTATCTTGAACCGACAAAATATCGATGGCGTCGCCAAGGTTGCTGCTGCCATCCGGACGCGACGAGAGGAACGCATAGAACTGCGGGCAGTGCCTATGCGGGCGGTAGGGGTTGGAGCATCGCTTGAGTCCGATGCGACGGCCCGAGCCTTACTGCAGTTGTCGAAAATTGGGGGGTTCTCTCCGGATGCTGTCCAAGAGGATTTCAGATCGCTATCAGTGAACGCTGCTCAAGATCTGCCTTACTACGAGACACTTGCTCCATTTGTCGCTCAAGACCCCGCCTTGGACTATCTGACGCTCAATTATCTTCGGCTGGCGAGCCAACTTCTGAACGTCCCACTTGAAATACCAAGTTTTGATCCAGACTGGTTGGCCGCGGTTCATCGACGCCTGCGTCCGACCCATGCAACCGTCGAGTATGTAAACAAGCTCAAAGGCGCGGAACCCAGTCGCGCGGTCTCTGAACTGTTGAGATTGATTGACAGCGCCTGCGAGGACGAACTCGACGGGGCCGAGCTGGAAGACGAGTACGTGTCTGCTCTCGTGGATGCGGCGCTGGGGCTCACCGACTATTCCGACAGCCCGTTCGCCGCGGTCGAGTTGCTCAACCGCACCGTTGATTTGTTGCGATCACTGATGACCGCCCAGCCGATGAAGTGGAAACACGCGCTAACCTGGGCGATCGAAAGATATCTCGCTGAATTGAACTTCTATATGGAGCCGAGTGAAGAGCTTGCCTTGCTCGAGGAACTCGATGGCCTACTGGCCACGGCCACTACGGTGAACGCTCGTTTGCGCCGAATATCGAATAGACGACGAGTCGCACGCATATATTTGAACGAGAACGAAGTAGACGCCGCTAGCCAGACAGTCGGTGACCTAAGTAAGCTAATCAAGGATTTCCGGGAGTTTTCGGTCGCCGCGAGAATTTCGCCCGAACAGCAGGAAGAAATCGTAGTTGGCGACGTGGATATTTCGCTTTTGCGAGGAGAAATATACCAAGCCCATGTACAGCCTGAGAAGAGCGTAAGGGAGTTCCTGGGCGGATTGCAGAAGATCGAAGCGGCGCCTATGAACTTCCGAACGGAGCTATTGCGGCTCCAGTACGACCTTCACAGTCGCCTTGCACGCACATCAAGCGACGTGGTAGGCATCGAGAACGCTGCCGAGCATGCCCTTCAAGCTGTTCGCGCAGTCAGTTGGAGTGGTGGCACGAACGCGCTCGTGGTCCATTTTGTTGATCTGGCGAATGCAGTCCTCGCACCCCGTGATGCCGGTCTCGTTTTGAAGTTCTTGGAAGCCGTGTTCGGAGACGAGCGACGGGGACAGGCTCAGTTCGCGAACTATTATGGGCGGCACCAGAGAACCGCCACGCCTTTCCTCAAGATATTGACCAAATGCGCTAAGCAACTGGTCCGTCTCGATGATGCCCGAGTGCAGTCACTGCTTCGCCACATGGCGGCAATCGCCAATCTCGTTTACGCCAATCTTGAGCGGAAGAAGCATACCATTGGCGAGAAGGCGCTCAACGAAGTTCGCGAGCATCTTCTCGACCTTGGGGAAATCGTCCAGGAGGTCGGGGTGCCATTCGATTTCATCTTTAGTTTGAAACCGAGGCGCCCCCGGTCCCAATGA
- a CDS encoding M48 family metallopeptidase: protein MILAAGRHFGRFAVFLFVLPAALLFSLWLSLLEHLPGLVSSNGSHYAASSHACDRLPVGNLVRRSKVGGMTRAEAPGLWSIWEKVAGSRIAARTIIHVDDELNASIGVERTLFGLLGSRYALTVGIPLLAVTDEDAITTILAHENAHLRNNDVNGSLRLAELENAFDFVFSYASPEGTITGRLLYDLLGFLGESFDMETARLSREAEIKADRDAASFGRSEQAARALLLIASASEFSREIVHEPLRTELMGAVSPPSPPLTRVLQAAPKLADQAVLNTYALRAWDVLVDEKASHPSSAQRLSALGYSEAPQIEPVTTTALSSLLDESTSTRMIEAFDKAWTSRITNFLQW from the coding sequence ATGATCCTTGCCGCAGGCCGACACTTTGGGCGTTTTGCGGTATTCCTGTTTGTTCTGCCGGCCGCACTTCTCTTTTCACTTTGGCTCTCCTTGCTCGAGCATCTGCCGGGGTTGGTTTCTAGCAACGGCAGTCATTATGCTGCCAGTAGCCATGCTTGCGATCGCCTTCCTGTTGGGAATCTTGTTCGCCGGAGCAAGGTTGGCGGGATGACCAGGGCAGAAGCTCCCGGCCTATGGTCCATTTGGGAAAAGGTCGCGGGATCGCGGATAGCGGCACGAACAATCATCCACGTGGACGATGAACTCAATGCGAGCATAGGGGTGGAGCGGACCTTGTTCGGACTACTTGGCTCTCGCTATGCGCTCACGGTTGGCATTCCCCTGTTGGCGGTGACGGACGAGGACGCCATCACGACAATTCTCGCCCACGAGAATGCACATCTGCGCAACAACGACGTCAACGGCAGCCTGCGCCTGGCGGAGTTGGAAAACGCCTTTGATTTCGTTTTCAGCTACGCCTCGCCAGAGGGGACCATCACCGGACGCCTTCTATATGACTTGCTCGGTTTTCTGGGTGAGTCCTTCGACATGGAGACTGCGCGCTTGTCACGCGAGGCCGAAATCAAGGCTGACCGAGACGCGGCCTCGTTCGGTCGCTCGGAGCAGGCTGCACGTGCACTGCTTTTGATCGCTTCTGCTTCGGAGTTCTCGCGGGAGATCGTTCACGAGCCTCTGCGGACGGAATTGATGGGAGCCGTGTCCCCGCCGAGCCCTCCTCTGACGAGGGTGTTGCAAGCGGCGCCCAAACTCGCAGATCAGGCGGTGCTCAACACTTATGCGCTCCGCGCCTGGGATGTTCTGGTCGACGAAAAGGCCTCCCATCCGTCCTCGGCCCAACGTCTTTCAGCGCTAGGATATTCCGAGGCGCCGCAGATTGAGCCGGTGACTACGACCGCGCTCTCATCTCTTCTGGATGAAAGCACGTCCACACGGATGATCGAAGCCTTCGACAAGGCCTGGACCAGTCGGATCACAAACTTTCTTCAGTGGTGA
- a CDS encoding helix-turn-helix domain-containing protein, with translation MPNPKSPNEVDVTVGRNVRRIRNMLGMSQEMLAVKLGLTFQQVQKYEKGTNRISASKLVAMSHALDCSIGQFFTDVDASTNTVPIPNVSSAALKLAGQFDKIASPSQRDAVSKLVASLARHAPLALSARRGMIAAVDGAVET, from the coding sequence ATGCCTAATCCTAAGTCCCCAAACGAAGTCGACGTAACAGTCGGCCGCAATGTCAGACGCATCCGCAACATGCTCGGGATGTCCCAGGAAATGCTCGCCGTGAAGCTCGGTTTAACGTTTCAGCAGGTTCAGAAGTACGAGAAGGGAACTAACCGGATCTCGGCAAGCAAGTTGGTTGCCATGTCCCATGCGCTTGACTGCAGCATCGGCCAGTTCTTCACAGACGTCGACGCCAGCACAAATACCGTCCCCATTCCTAATGTCAGCTCTGCGGCCCTCAAGTTGGCAGGTCAATTCGACAAGATCGCGTCGCCTTCTCAGCGCGATGCCGTCTCCAAGCTGGTAGCATCATTAGCGCGTCACGCCCCCCTCGCACTCAGCGCTCGCCGAGGAATGATTGCGGCGGTGGATGGCGCCGTTGAAACTTAG
- a CDS encoding HNH endonuclease, translating into MWDGDPLTFSEHFSLSPKEALRYRCTAEHLYERGRGGADSELNIVAACHYCNRTRHRAKQPKDPTSYGKYVQSRMKAGRWHPARLHCQSDPQVSWRSPSDP; encoded by the coding sequence ATGTGGGACGGAGACCCATTGACGTTTAGTGAGCACTTTTCGCTCTCGCCGAAAGAGGCATTGCGATACCGCTGCACCGCGGAGCATCTTTACGAAAGAGGAAGGGGCGGGGCCGACTCCGAACTAAATATCGTCGCCGCGTGCCACTACTGCAACAGAACGCGGCACCGCGCAAAACAGCCGAAGGACCCGACATCTTATGGGAAGTATGTACAGTCTCGAATGAAAGCAGGACGCTGGCATCCCGCCAGGCTTCACTGCCAGTCAGACCCTCAGGTTTCATGGCGGTCGCCGTCGGACCCGTGA